The sequence gCTCCATGGAGtgttggaaataataataataataataatatatatatatatatatatatatatatatatatatataatttatttatttattttaaattaaaaaaatacaagacaTGGCTTACTGTCTGTTTTATAACTCAAGGCTACTTCATAATAGGAGTCTACAATCCTGTACATCCAAAGACAACTTGCCAAGTAGAGAAAAACTAAACCGGAGAGTAGAAAACGCATGTGTGTCAATGCTGCGGTTTTGATCTTTTTCTATTTATGGCATCTAGGTCCTTGAACGCTCCCGGGATGTCGTGGATgaagtgagtgtctctctcagGCTGTGGGACACTTTCGGCGACCATCACAAGGACAGACGCTTTGCCTATGGAAggtaggggggaaaaaaatataacgtTTTGTCTAGCACAGCACAATGTACCAAGCCCTGCGAATATCTGTACAGACAAAGAACAGTGAGTTTTCCAACGATTAATGGCACACTGTATTAAAAGCACAGGCTCGTATTCTGTTTCACGCAGTCTGCATATCTCATCCATAGAGCTAACTTTGCAAAGCAATGAGCATTGACCTTCTGTGCTACATCTGCACTTTCAAGAAGAGTCCTGCTGTCAGTGGCagtaaaaatgtatgtgtgtgtatgtatgtgtacatacatgcatacatacatacatgcatgtatacatatacatacatgtgcatCCTGTCCATTTACTTTCTTCACATGGTGTATATTCTGTCTGCTAGCTTCACAAACGAGGAAATATGTGTTATGGGCCCCACGTGAGATAGGCTACCTTTTGCTAAACCATTAAATCTAGCAATAAGCAGACACATGCATcacaggggtttattcactaaagttgtATGTCTCTGATCACagtttagttaataaaccccaGGAGCACATGAAGGATGGGTTTGTAAATGTTGTATTTTAGCTAATCCAGGATCCTGAAAAACAGCCATTAACCATTTTGGTGCTGTTGATGCTCTTTTTTTGCAACTAGCAGTGAcaggtttgtgttttttgtttgtttgtattgCTGGTTGGGTTGCTTTGGTATAGTTTGGCCACAAACATGGACAAGAATGTGATACAGCGAATGCCTCAGTAactgttactatgttacacGGCCGTATCTCCTTTCCGGCTGTAAATCTTCCAGCCTTGTGTGGGGTGTAATTTCTAAGAACGCAATCTGGTTcttagtttaaaaaacaaaaggctCCAGTTTTGCCTCTTTTAAAGCCGCAGATACACTAATCCAATGTGTGAAGGCGGCTGTTACAACggctaagatttttttttaggtgcttCTTAAAAACTAGAGGTCTTGCGTCATTAAACGCACAGCGCCCTGAAATCTGCTTACACAATTACGTTACAGTGAACTCGTAAACTCTTGGATGCCTGAGGCTAAGCGTGAACACAACTTTCTAGAAACTTATTGTGCATGCGTTCTAGAATGCAAATTCCTCGTTTGACACCAACTGCAGGTTATGAATGATAGAATAGTCTTTAGTTACTGACTCACCTGAGCCCAAGCAGGCATCTTTAAAATGATATGgtgataatgacatcataaaatacaagaaatattgCATACAAACAAACAGGTATCAACCTCCCCCTGAAAataggtacaaaaataaattatagtcAACAATGTGTGTCCAGGTGTGAGAACGTCTGGTGCCTCATGACCCGCATTATCTCTGTAACCTTTACTCTTTGGTGGTAGGCCCACTTTTAGGCTTACATAGTTTGATGTGAGGACTCATGGTCACAGTGCAAATTCCATGTACACAAAGAGCTGATATTCTTACAAATTATCAGAATATTGTGTAACTAATGTCAGTGTGACACAAAAAACCTTCCTGTACATAAACTTGGCATTGTGGTCACCATGTGGCTAGGGAAAAATgctaaagattaaaaaaaaaaagcatataagGCAAAGAAAAGTGCTCCTCACCACCTGTTTCTGGACCTTAGTTGGTCTTCCCATATGGGCTTTGTCTTGTGCTAGAAGTCCTGCGTGTAAACTGTTTACAGGAGCTTGTCCTCATTCAGGGTTACTTTCCTCGAAAGGCACGTCAACTCAAAGACCTAATTACTTAAGTGTTTACTTAGGATTAAATATTGGCTGGAACATATGTGCAGGAACAGCAAGGTCCGTAAGTCTTAGTCAACACCGGCCTTCTATGTTAAGTCAATATGCCCTTGTATAAATTAAGCACATGGCATTGTGACTCTTCATATGATCTTGTCTTCATGCAGTGAATGCCTTACAAGGCAAACGTTATACCTGGGCTTGTGTCGGGTGTAGTAAACTTGGCTCTGTAACGAGTGCCACATTTCATGCCAGGTTTCCCAATGTAGTTTGTGACCAATGGAGAACTGGCAGAAAATCCTACAAGCGGACAGTTGATACCGAGCAAACAAGTCTGTTTTGCATATCCTGTATCTTATAGTGctgtaaattttatatatatgaaatataactCAATCATCAAAAATTGAAGCAGTCACAAGACGTTCCACAAATAGATTCCTGGTAAGTAAGTCCTGTGACTGCTCCAgtttattttgagttttattACTAGTCATTTGACTTGCATCAGGGTATTTTGGACATACAAACCATTCATTTGCCGGtagttagtatatgtgtgttgttcttgtatttttttccccaataatttcatgaaataaatattacaacagTAGCACCCTTTGTAGATTTCTTTTGGTTAAATAAATGTGCATATCTAGAAGTGTTATCTAGAAGTGATACATTTTTGATCATAAAAGCTGCCATGAAGTCTTTCAATGACCTGGAAAATTTCCTGTTTATGGGGAGAAACCAGCAGTGCTTGTTATTAgcatattatttttagaaactgtTTAGTAATGATATTCCCGCAGTCCTAGAGAAAACTagaaaaatagcaaataaacaaaactgGCGTTGCCAGTCCTAGATTAGATCATGATTTAATGCCAAGCAGtgcattgtgtatatatatatatatatatatatatatataatcagtctTCAAAActagttaaaaatgtatttttagcctGTAAATGGTGTGTTTAATGGAAAATCACATAGCACGCAAAGGTTTAGGTGTCTTAAGCCAACCTGATTGCTATTGACTATTATTGATGGCATGCAGTCATTTACACAGCCATTGGCCTTTGAGCATGTGgtatttgtacttttttgcTGAACTTGTCTGAAACCAATCGTTGATGTGCTTTTCAGGTCCGATGTGGTGGTACTGTGCTTCTCAATTGCAAATCCCAACTCGTTAAACCACGTGAAAACCATGTGGGCGCAAGAAATCAAGCACTTCTGTCCTCGGACCCCTGTGATCCTTGTTGGCTGCCAGCTAGACCTGCGTTATGCCGATCTGGAGGCTGTGAATAGAGCACGGAGACCATTAGCCAGGTATGCATTGCGACACTGGGTCTACGTTTTGTCTCAATTTAAGGGGCTAGCAGCAATGACATGCTTAGTAAACAAAGCCATGTTTAATAAACAAAGAAGAACAGATTGCCAACACTGAAATCCAAACctgcaaaaatatacattaaataaacatgagGCTTTAGTGCTGTATTTTGAACAAAACACACAAGTTCACCAGCCACGTCAACATTACAAGTTACAAGTTACATAGCTAACATATAATGGCTGGACTACCAGACCGAACACTCGTTATGACGCAAAACCCTCTGTATAGCTTAGCAGCGAACAGCACCATTATTTATGTGTCCTTTTGTAActatttgtattcatttaacatatatatttgttttctgtctTAGGCCAATAAAAAGAGGGGACATATTACCGCCAGAAAGGGGAAGGGAAGTTGCTAAAGAGCTCGGGATTCCATATTATGAAACTAGTGTGTTCGATCAGTTCGGTATCAAGGATGTATTTGATAACGCAATCAGGGCAGCGTTGATTTCCCGACGGCACCTCCAGTTTTGGAAATCCCATCTAAAGAAAGTGCAGAAGCCGTTACTGCAAGCGCCCTTCTTACCCCCGAAAGCACCACCTCCTGTCATTAAGATACCAGAACCCGGTGCGGCCAGTATGAATGATGCTGGCGATTTGTTGGACAATCCTTTGTGCGCAGATGTATTGTTTGTTCTACGGGACCAAAAACAGATCTTTGCTCATAAAATTTACCTTGCTACCTCCTCTTCAAAATTTTATgatctttttttaatggaacaCGAAGAGTGTCTAAATCTTGTTGATAGGTgttcaaagaaagaaaagcccACCAAGGACTTGCTCATGAGGACACTAAGCCTCGATACTGATGAGGACACCGATGTAGCTTCCTTGAAACCCTCCAATGCCTCGCTCCGGATATCAAGGAGCGATGACACTTTGTTAACCAGTGACTTTGAGGAGGAGGATTGTATTCGCCTTTCCTCATGGAGTAAGGGTTTCCTGAGTATGCACCAAGAAGTCATGGTGAACCCTATCTCAAACAGGACTTGTACAGTGACTGTAGTACGGATGGATTCCTCCATACAGTATGGGCCTTTTAAAACAGTTTTACGGTTTCTTTACACGGGACAGCTAGATGAAAACGAGAAGGGTTTGATGAGAGTGGCTCAGATTGCAGAAATACTAGAAGTCTTTGACCTACGGATGATGGTGGAAAATATAACCAATAAAGAAGCCTTTATGAATCAGGAGATCACAAAAGCATTTCATGTTAGGAAAGCcaacagaataaaagaatgtCTTTCCAAAGCAACCTTCTCTGGTGAGTATCTTCCATAAGTGTGCAATCTGTTGTCTTCAATATTATTACCCCTACACGGGCTTTTTGGTAATGAACCAACCAGTCAAAGGTAAAATCCTTCTTGAGCAACCATTGAAATGGGTTTGCCTCTGTGTTGGATGTTGATTATCTACAATAATTCTTCTAAACCTATCTTCCATGATGGGAGTAACACTTATTGTATCGGAGAAATAAATCTGCCAAGACCATGGTATATCTGgactaaaaatgtcaaaaaaggaAACACCAGTGTGGGCCACCATTTTGCTTAGAGCAATTCATGGATCCCCTGATTCCTCACCTGTCTCCATAGACCTTTGTTGCCCCATTATCCTGGAGATTTGCATACATACATGACCactgtgaaaaatattttttaatatgttgctCATTAACGGGGTAAAATTATTCTATACACTCTTACTGCTTGCAGTAGACAAACCAATTAAATATTGCATCTGATGCCCATTTTAATACCCAGAATGAGCTAATATTATTCCTTGTTGAAGGAATATGTACATAGATATTGTTGAGAGGTTATTTAAAGTGTATTTGGTTCAGTAACCCATCTCAAGAATACTCAGCCAAGTACTAATGTGTTTATTGGGCACAGTAACCCTTTCCATTCATATACATGTTAGTATCAGGCATTTTAGGTTTTTTACATGACCGGGAGCCCATAGGGCATACATCTGCTTCTTCTATACATGCAATGTAATCCAGCCCAGACTGAAacttatgcataaaaaaaatggataccTTAACAAAAACCACGTGAAATTTTGTTTGTTGTTATCCTGGTACACAAACATCTAGGACACTTTCCTTTATGGATTTTATAGGGACGCCAATTACTCTGGGTTTTACGTATTTATATTTTGCCTTTAAACAGTTTATTCTGTAATActaaattgttattttaatgtctGGATGTTGAATACTAGGTTCAAATATTGTTACAAAAAAGAATTCAATGTTTATAAGAACAGCGAATTTGCCATATGACGACCGTGCCAGATACCGACAACAGCTCCATAGTAACCATTCGATCATGAGACTCGCGTGCACCCACCAGAAGCCAGGGAACCGTGCCAAAAAGGAACTTTAGTTCCGTGACATTATTTTAGACAAATATCTACAGGTGGTTTTCTAATAACAATAGTGAGCcgcattttcatttttgttgccCCTCGGCTAAATGACGTTACGTAACACAGAGAAACTAAAGAGAAACTCCTCGGGGAGTGGGGGAAGGGGAATACGGAATAATACTGATACAGAGTATCAGTTCCAGGAAACTATGTCAGCGCGGTCTTACTGATAACCTTGGTTTTTATCTTTGTTCCAGATGTGACTTTTAAATTGGATGATGGAAGCATCAGTGCCCATAAGCCCCTTCTAATCTGTAGCTGCGAATGGATGTCTGCTATGTTTGGGGGCTCGTTTGTTGAAAGTGCAAACAGCGAGGTACaaggagttttttttctctgtgacTATTCTTAACTCTTTCCTTGGAAACAGGATATCCTGCGTGTCTTTAGCTACATTTCTTTTCACAACGTAGCCACAATCCTGTTCTTAAACCTATCCTGTTGCATGAGAGACAGGGCAACATTTTAAAGGGTCAATAAAGTCCTATTGTAAATGGGTgttatgggaaaaaaacactttttataggGATAGATAAGTATAGATGGATAAGCACACCATTTTCCTCCATCTATCTATTTATTGCTGCAAAAAGCCCCTGCAGGAGGGCGACAAAAGCAAAACCCAACTTCCTTGAAATCCAAGGAACAtcctaatcagccaatcagataatGGTAAGAACTTAAAGTATGGCCCTTAAATACGTTACCCCCATAACATTACATATAGACTAGAATTTCCCTAAATATCTTTAAGCATGCGGAACCACTATATCTCAGCAGCTCCATTCTTGACGTTGATATAAGGGGCGATGCGGAAACATCCCATGTAGCCAGATATTTAACCCCAGCATCAAGTGAATTTTTGTGCTTCTTTTTTATGATTGActtgatgtttttcttttaacatgatGATGGTATTGATCCTGTGTCAGTGTTAAATGTATGGCTCAGCGAACGTTCTTGCATACTATGCATTTCTGTTATTCCACGCAAGTAATGTgatcctttttttctgtgtctgCCCTTGCAGGTTGTTCTTCCCAATGTAAGCAAATTGTCAATGCAGGCGGTCTTGGATTACCTATATACCAAGCAGTTATCATGTTCAATGGAAGTGGACCCTCTGGAGCTGATAGCATTGGCCAACAGAATCTGCCTTCCACACCTGGTTGCACTTACTGGTAAGCGAGGCGTGATATTCACATAGATTTcgctttattttacatttgccCGCACCATCAGTGGTGTTCTGTCAGCTGCCTCCTTTGTTGCTTACCCACTTCAAGGGGTTCTTTTGCTTACAGTGAAATCTACTCTTAGAGATGTGCCTTAGCAGGGTACTGGTAGTTGTTGGATTCATTCAATTTTTTCTTATATGGCCCAACAATCCTAaatctttcatttatattttttagataaCAAATAATATAGATAGACCTGGAGGCCCCCTCCCATTTAATTGCTGGCCAACACAATTTAGAATAacagcattttctttttaatggaaGACAAGTAGATGacagtaaatatttttagtCACATAATTGTTGAGAAGCGGccagagaaggctttatttAATGCCTCACCTGTAATGCTTTGTGATGCGTGAAGAATTTAGTCATTTGCTCGCTGTGTAATTATTAATATGGCAGGTGTCCCTTTTTGGTCCCCATTAACCGAATCCTCATCTGCACTCCAAAACGCTTAAAAGTTGCTTTTAAATTGTCTAGGTAAGCTGGGGCTCTGCACCTTCTTTGAGATATAGCCCCCTATTGCATTAGTTCACTGATCTTTTTGTCCTGAACTCCACAGATGAGAAACACAACTTGTCTTGTGttatatacagaatatttgTAATGCGTATCATTGAGTGTACTTTGCCTTTTGTTCTGCAGAACAGCATGCTGTGCAGGAGCTGACCAAGGCTTCGGTGAATGGCGCGGACATTGATCAGGAAGTGCTGACCTATCTGGAGCTTGCACAGGTCTGtattattgcttttttcaccTTTAAGGAATTGTTAGATTCTACGCGGGTTGCTGACATGCAGGCAGAAGAACAGCAGCTGCAGAGGTCCTAATCTCGCACAAGGGATTATCCGGCTAAGAGTCACACAAAGAGTATTTGTTCGTATAAGGGCAAGGCATTTGTGCTCTATAGATTCTCAAGGGTTCTGTGGCTGGGGACCATTTCTAGGCTTTAAAGAGTGCAATGAAACTTTTTATGCATAAGCCTAAAAGTCTGAAAAGTGATCTTGTCACCCGGAAAGTGGCCGTTCCTCCTGATTTCACCATTGCATCAGTTGATATAAGGCTATAAGGCCCGTTTTAATACATTCTaacaaaattgtctttattcAGAGATATTTGTGGATGAGATCTCTAGTTTGCTGTTCATTTATGAAGAACCTGCCTCTACTGAATGCACCAAATACACCCACAAATTCCCATAGCTAACTATAAAACTGTTGCAGGTTACATTGGCGTGTATAAATGATAGAGTTGTTTATGTATTGTTCATTAACACAATGTTTAACAGAGCAGTAAGCTTCACCACAGCCTTACGATCCGGAGTGGTGTTCCGCCTGTCCTGTTGCATACATACCGTACTGTTGAAGCAAGTAATATTAAACGCAGCATCCGGAACTCTCTCCAGAAATACTTTAATCATGCCAGATGCCAGTTATTCAGCATTTGTTATTTAGTGGAGCATTGTGTTGTTCCAGGCTGCGATCATGTGATGTGGGCACTGAAAAGTCTTGTTGGCATAGTGGAAGAAGAAGCTTCTCAGATgcttctgttctgtgtttaAGTTTATATTGGAGAGTTTTTTGGGTGGCAGAACTGCGTATTTCTCTGGTTAACATGTTAGGACAATAGCTAATATTTTGTCAATGAGCAACAGATGCCTATTTTCTTAATAGATATACTTCTTATTCAGCATTGATGTAAGAATACCAGGATCACATTCAATGATCTTTATCCAAGCTTTCATGGTGCATTACATGTCTATCTAACCTTATAATCACCGTCATGTGATAACCTGCTGTTCAGGTTACATAAGCTCTTAACTAATGGGTCTGTGACCTAGAATGACGACAGTAAAACACGACGACAGAATCCGTAAGTGCATTTcttacagttttgtttttctcattgatttgttttgttcttcatTGCAGTTCCACAATGCCCATCAGCTGGCAGCCTGGTGCCTACATCACATCTGCACAAATTACAACAGCGTGTGCTCCAAGTTCCGCAAGGAGATAAAAGCTAAATCTGCAGGTTTGTCTTTTTTAGactgggcattaaaaaaaataaataaagtaattcCTCATTGTTTAGATTGTTTGTTATCCTTTTCGCTAGATTGAGGGAGAGCTAAATACTTGAATTGCTGCTTATAGCACCAGATCATGTGATTCTTAATTCGGTGGCGTTTATCCACTAAAGGGATAGTTGGCAGGAAAGTTTGCAGAAGAGACAAGGTTTCAGCTTCCTCGCTTCACTATTTATTAGGAAGGTTCAACACCtttgagcttctgctgtaggaAGTCCCTGGATAgtcctgtatgatgtataaataaatgggaGATGAGAGTGAAAGAAGGTTACTGGGGTTGGAAGCCTgatgtgttatatattttaaaaatatgtttctgtaGAAAAGATGTGAGCCCCAGGAAGGAAAAACTTTAAGGGTTAGGTGTTAATGATTCTAGTGCAATGTTTAGAAGTggccatggcaaccaatggaattgTCCAATCAGCAGAGCTGGTGATAGGACCACTTTacaaactttgcaccataatctgtaattagtaataaataataactttattatttttgtactaTTTGCGCAGAAAATCAGGAATATTTTGAAAGGCACCGCTGGCCACCTGTATGGTACTTAAAAGAAGAAGACCATTACCAAAGGGTGAAAAAAGAGCGAGAAAAAGAAGACAGTGTGCTTAACAAACATCGGTCAAAACGCAAGTGGTGCTTCTGGAATTCATCGTCCGCAGCCTTTGCCTAAGCAATGATTTCATTGcagacttgaaaaaaaaaaaaacatataaaaaatgtaaagttaatATGGTGTCTTAACGTCAAAAATACGCTGTACAGTAATTAGGTTTCAAGCACTGATTTGAATCCACATGTGTGCATTTATTGTTTATGGGATCAAAGCACAATTTCACTTCAAGCAGGTCAAAGACTTTCATGGCTGGAAGGCTGGTGACTGATCACTGGCCCAACTGGTGGCGCAAAGGATTAATGCTTTGGGAAGCCGACAGAAGTTCAAGTTTTACGATCACCTGTTGCAATACAATGTATATTAAGGCAATATACATAACACTAAACACAGGTATCTCTGTTTCGGGAGCAAAGTCTCACCTTTTTaaggtttggttttttttgacaCCGCATTCTTGGTGGTGAGACTAAGGAATATTGCTTTGTTACCAATACATATTTTCTATAATACAGTTATGTGACAGGTGGAGCAAAACTCGTAATTTCTGCTCTCGGTCTTGTGTTTTCTTGTATAGAGATCACAATGTGTTGTCCAATAGTATTATGTCAAGCTAACCGCGATAGCAGGAGCTCGACAATCACTCAGTTTTGTGTATAACTGTTATTGGGTGAGAAAATAAGATATCAAACAAATATTCAAGTTCAGGTACTTCTGCTGTG comes from Spea bombifrons isolate aSpeBom1 chromosome 11, aSpeBom1.2.pri, whole genome shotgun sequence and encodes:
- the RHOBTB1 gene encoding rho-related BTB domain-containing protein 1; protein product: MDTDMDYERPNVETIKCVVVGDNAVGKTRLICARACNTTLTQYQLLATHVPTVWAIDQYRVCQEVLERSRDVVDEVSVSLRLWDTFGDHHKDRRFAYGRSDVVVLCFSIANPNSLNHVKTMWAQEIKHFCPRTPVILVGCQLDLRYADLEAVNRARRPLARPIKRGDILPPERGREVAKELGIPYYETSVFDQFGIKDVFDNAIRAALISRRHLQFWKSHLKKVQKPLLQAPFLPPKAPPPVIKIPEPGAASMNDAGDLLDNPLCADVLFVLRDQKQIFAHKIYLATSSSKFYDLFLMEHEECLNLVDRCSKKEKPTKDLLMRTLSLDTDEDTDVASLKPSNASLRISRSDDTLLTSDFEEEDCIRLSSWSKGFLSMHQEVMVNPISNRTCTVTVVRMDSSIQYGPFKTVLRFLYTGQLDENEKGLMRVAQIAEILEVFDLRMMVENITNKEAFMNQEITKAFHVRKANRIKECLSKATFSDVTFKLDDGSISAHKPLLICSCEWMSAMFGGSFVESANSEVVLPNVSKLSMQAVLDYLYTKQLSCSMEVDPLELIALANRICLPHLVALTEQHAVQELTKASVNGADIDQEVLTYLELAQFHNAHQLAAWCLHHICTNYNSVCSKFRKEIKAKSAENQEYFERHRWPPVWYLKEEDHYQRVKKEREKEDSVLNKHRSKRKWCFWNSSSAAFA